A genomic segment from Roseibium algicola encodes:
- a CDS encoding alpha/beta fold hydrolase, which translates to MTTFTTSDGAELFYKDWGQGQPIVFSHGWPLSADAWDAQMLFFGQNGFRVIAHDRRGHGRSSQPWDGNNMDRYADDLAELIEHLDLKNVILIGHSTGGGEVAHYVGRHGNDRVAKVVLVGAVPPLMLKTADNPDGTPMDVFDGIRQGTAYNRSQFYRDLTVPFYGFNRDGVDTNQGLQESFWLQGMAGGIKGQYDCIREFSEVDYTGDLKAIKVPTLIVHGDDDQIVPIKASAHRAAEIVDDATLKIYAGGGHGLAQLQAEEFNNDVLAFIRG; encoded by the coding sequence ATGACGACTTTCACGACATCCGATGGTGCAGAGCTTTTCTACAAGGACTGGGGGCAGGGGCAGCCGATTGTCTTCTCCCACGGCTGGCCGCTGTCGGCTGATGCCTGGGACGCGCAAATGCTGTTTTTCGGCCAGAACGGTTTTCGGGTGATTGCCCATGACCGCCGCGGCCACGGCCGCTCCAGCCAGCCTTGGGACGGCAACAACATGGACCGCTACGCGGACGATCTTGCCGAACTGATCGAGCATCTGGATTTGAAGAACGTGATCCTGATCGGTCATTCCACCGGTGGTGGCGAGGTTGCCCATTATGTCGGCCGGCATGGCAATGACCGGGTCGCCAAAGTCGTTCTCGTCGGTGCTGTGCCGCCGCTGATGCTGAAAACGGCAGACAATCCGGACGGCACGCCGATGGACGTGTTCGACGGTATTCGCCAGGGGACCGCCTACAACCGGTCGCAGTTCTACAGGGATCTGACGGTGCCGTTCTATGGTTTCAACCGCGATGGGGTCGACACCAATCAGGGTCTGCAGGAAAGCTTCTGGCTGCAGGGCATGGCCGGCGGCATCAAGGGTCAGTACGACTGTATTCGCGAGTTCTCGGAAGTCGACTACACCGGTGACCTGAAGGCCATCAAGGTGCCGACGCTGATCGTGCATGGCGACGACGACCAGATCGTGCCCATCAAGGCTTCTGCCCACCGGGCGGCGGAAATCGTCGATGACGCCACTTTGAAGATCTATGCTGGCGGCGGTCACGGTCTTGCACAATTGCAGGCCGAGGAGTTCAACAACGACGTTCTGGCATTCATCCGCGGATAA
- a CDS encoding NADP-dependent isocitrate dehydrogenase produces the protein MADIIYTKVDEAPELASASFLPIIRSFTKAAGLTVGTKDISLAGRILANFPEYLTDAQKQSDDLAVLGEMVKQPDANVIKLPNISASQPQLNAAIKELQAQGYKLPEYPSEPKTDEEKTVKAKYDAIKGSAVNPVLREGNSDRRAPKAVKEYAKKNPHRMGEWLPSSKTHVATMGENDFFSNEKSVTVSAGSAGKAKIEFVGKDGTATVLKGDFALDEGDVVDGTYMSAKALFAFLEKEIQDAKDMGILFSLHMKATMMKVSDPIIFGYCVRAFLKDVFDKHAATFAELGVNPDLGIGDLEAKVATLPADKAAEINSDIKAALDNGPAMYMVNSDKGITNLHVSSDVIIDASMPALIRAGGKGWGPDGKEGDAKCVIPDSSYAGVYSAVIDFCRENGALDPAKMGTVPNVGLMAQKAEEYGSHPQTFKAPADGTIRIVDAAGNTLIEHAVEEGDIWRACRTKDAPIRDWVKLGVTRARLSGMPGVFWLDKTRAHDAELIKKVEAYLPEHDTSGLDLQIMAPADAAKYSTERIARGEDTISITGNVLRDYLTDLYPILEVGTSAKMLSIVPLMNGGGLFETGAGGSAPKHVQQLMEENYLRWDSLGEFCALGASLEHLANVKGNDKAQVLADALDKAVEKLLDNDKSPSRKVGGLDNRGSHFYVALYWAQALAAQDKDAELKAHFAPIAEALSSKEDAIVAELNGVQGSPADTGGYYHAPQEKVNAVMRPSATLNAIIG, from the coding sequence ATGGCCGACATTATCTACACCAAGGTCGACGAAGCACCGGAACTGGCCAGCGCCTCGTTCCTGCCGATCATCCGCTCCTTCACCAAGGCAGCCGGTTTGACCGTCGGTACCAAGGATATCTCCCTCGCAGGCCGTATCCTGGCGAACTTCCCCGAGTATCTGACGGACGCACAGAAGCAGTCCGACGATCTTGCGGTCCTCGGTGAAATGGTCAAGCAGCCGGACGCCAATGTCATCAAGCTGCCGAACATCTCGGCATCGCAGCCCCAGCTCAACGCCGCCATCAAGGAACTTCAGGCCCAGGGTTACAAGTTGCCTGAGTATCCGTCCGAGCCGAAGACGGACGAGGAAAAGACCGTCAAGGCCAAGTATGACGCGATCAAGGGCTCTGCCGTGAACCCGGTGCTGCGCGAAGGCAACTCCGACCGCCGCGCGCCGAAAGCAGTCAAGGAATATGCCAAGAAGAACCCTCACCGCATGGGTGAATGGCTGCCGTCTTCCAAGACCCACGTCGCCACCATGGGTGAAAACGACTTCTTCTCCAACGAAAAGTCGGTGACCGTTTCTGCCGGATCCGCAGGCAAGGCGAAGATCGAATTCGTCGGCAAGGACGGAACCGCCACGGTTCTCAAGGGCGACTTTGCCCTGGACGAAGGCGATGTCGTCGACGGCACCTACATGAGCGCCAAGGCGCTGTTCGCGTTCCTGGAAAAAGAAATCCAGGATGCCAAGGACATGGGTATCCTGTTCTCGCTGCACATGAAGGCAACCATGATGAAGGTCTCCGACCCGATCATCTTCGGTTACTGTGTGCGGGCGTTCCTGAAGGACGTCTTCGACAAGCACGCCGCAACCTTTGCCGAGCTCGGCGTCAATCCGGACCTCGGCATCGGTGATCTGGAAGCCAAGGTCGCCACGCTGCCGGCCGACAAGGCCGCTGAGATCAATTCCGACATCAAGGCCGCTCTCGACAACGGCCCGGCCATGTACATGGTGAACTCCGACAAGGGCATCACCAACCTGCATGTCTCTTCCGACGTCATCATCGACGCCTCCATGCCGGCCCTGATCCGCGCAGGCGGCAAGGGCTGGGGTCCGGACGGCAAGGAAGGCGACGCCAAGTGCGTGATCCCGGACAGCTCCTATGCCGGCGTCTACTCCGCCGTGATCGACTTCTGCCGCGAAAACGGCGCGCTCGATCCGGCCAAGATGGGCACCGTGCCGAACGTCGGACTGATGGCCCAAAAGGCCGAGGAATACGGCTCGCATCCGCAGACCTTCAAGGCTCCGGCTGACGGCACCATCCGCATCGTCGACGCTGCCGGCAACACCCTGATCGAACATGCCGTCGAAGAAGGCGACATCTGGCGCGCATGCCGCACCAAGGACGCCCCGATCCGCGACTGGGTCAAGCTCGGTGTCACCCGCGCTCGCCTGTCCGGCATGCCGGGTGTCTTCTGGCTGGACAAGACCCGCGCTCATGACGCGGAACTGATCAAGAAGGTGGAAGCCTATCTGCCGGAACACGACACTTCCGGTCTCGACCTGCAGATCATGGCTCCGGCCGATGCGGCGAAGTATTCCACCGAGCGTATCGCCCGCGGTGAAGACACGATCTCCATCACCGGCAACGTGCTGCGTGACTACCTGACCGACCTCTACCCGATCCTGGAAGTCGGCACCTCGGCAAAGATGCTGTCCATCGTTCCGCTGATGAACGGTGGCGGTCTTTTCGAAACCGGCGCAGGCGGCTCCGCTCCCAAGCACGTACAGCAGCTGATGGAAGAGAACTACCTGCGCTGGGACAGCTTGGGCGAGTTCTGTGCCCTCGGTGCATCGCTGGAACACCTGGCCAACGTCAAGGGCAACGACAAGGCACAGGTTCTGGCGGACGCGCTTGACAAGGCCGTCGAGAAGCTGCTCGACAACGACAAGTCCCCGTCCCGCAAGGTCGGTGGCCTGGACAACCGCGGCAGCCACTTCTACGTCGCGCTTTACTGGGCACAAGCACTGGCCGCACAGGACAAGGACGCCGAGCTGAAGGCGCATTTCGCACCGATCGCCGAAGCGCTCTCTTCCAAGGAAGATGCGATTGTTGCCGAGCTCAACGGCGTTCAGGGTTCACCCGCCGACACCGGTGGCTACTACCATGCCCCGCAGGAAAAGGTGAACGCCGTCATGCGTCCGAGTGCAACGCTCAACGCCATTATCGGTTGA
- a CDS encoding putative bifunctional diguanylate cyclase/phosphodiesterase → MKPSFLNNFWVDVSALNVQRLRQAVSWILVWYFWLAAAIAVIASYLTGGSVLFVALPLALIGTVTTATVMADASALRTRLIVTVAINSTWMFGLYVASDIHNGEYMLEVHMLYFINTSIIIAYVCWRSVLMTTVAALLHHSVLTLLHPELVWPSSSYSWWHLMNHYILGTINCLGGIYIAASLKRFLDHMESARLEAHHRSIHDDLTGLLNRRGLRHAIGKLHQDDGTLPDMTLFQIDLDGFKNINDTVGHAAGDKLLVLVGERLNAIAPVNSIIARIGGDEFVVASPAIGADQQSDFLEGLKSWMQRPHVVSKTKLRVGASVGVTHSSISGGKLDSMMVDADIALYEAKKAGKNRAVMFNPGLKKDAQHLMKTAEAVLYGLENDEFEPYFQTQHDTRTGAVVGIEVLARWNHPKQGILGPAAFLDAVQEAGKAAAFDSHIMSKAIDLILAQERTGVVFPKVSFNVSYQRLAEPGLAEYIQNLPKVRAEIAFELVESVFFDTLSDDEVETVNALRKLGIRIEIDDFGTGHASIIALTKLKPDLLKIDRALISPLSSNPEQFKLIKTIVDMAHGLGIEALAEGVETEDTINKLRMLGVNYVQGYAFSKPMNIADLQGFLVRKSA, encoded by the coding sequence ATGAAACCTTCGTTTCTGAATAATTTCTGGGTCGATGTTTCGGCACTGAACGTGCAGCGGCTTCGCCAGGCTGTGAGCTGGATTCTCGTCTGGTACTTCTGGCTGGCTGCAGCAATAGCCGTTATCGCATCTTATCTTACCGGCGGCTCAGTGCTTTTTGTTGCCCTTCCTCTGGCCCTGATCGGTACCGTCACGACGGCAACCGTCATGGCCGACGCGTCGGCCTTGCGCACCCGGCTGATCGTGACCGTCGCGATCAATTCCACATGGATGTTCGGGCTCTACGTCGCCTCCGACATCCACAATGGCGAGTATATGCTTGAAGTGCATATGCTTTATTTCATCAATACGTCGATCATCATTGCCTATGTCTGCTGGCGATCGGTGCTGATGACCACTGTTGCCGCCCTACTCCATCATTCGGTGCTGACGCTCCTCCACCCGGAACTTGTCTGGCCTTCCTCCAGTTATTCCTGGTGGCATCTGATGAACCACTACATCCTGGGAACGATCAATTGCCTGGGGGGCATCTATATTGCCGCTTCACTCAAGAGATTTCTCGACCACATGGAAAGCGCAAGGCTTGAAGCGCACCATCGCTCGATCCACGATGACCTGACCGGCCTGCTGAACCGCCGCGGACTTCGCCACGCCATTGGAAAGCTGCACCAGGACGACGGCACCCTGCCCGACATGACCCTGTTCCAGATCGACCTGGACGGTTTCAAGAACATCAACGACACAGTCGGCCATGCAGCCGGCGACAAGCTGCTTGTGCTGGTGGGGGAAAGACTGAATGCGATTGCTCCCGTCAACTCGATCATCGCTCGTATTGGCGGCGATGAATTCGTGGTGGCGTCACCTGCGATCGGCGCAGACCAGCAAAGCGATTTTCTTGAGGGACTGAAAAGCTGGATGCAACGCCCCCATGTCGTCTCGAAAACCAAGCTTCGCGTGGGCGCCTCGGTTGGCGTAACCCATTCCAGCATAAGCGGCGGCAAGCTCGACAGCATGATGGTCGACGCGGACATAGCGCTTTACGAGGCCAAGAAGGCCGGGAAGAACAGGGCCGTGATGTTCAATCCGGGCCTGAAGAAAGATGCGCAGCATCTGATGAAAACCGCCGAAGCGGTCCTCTACGGGTTGGAGAACGACGAGTTCGAGCCTTATTTCCAGACCCAGCATGACACCCGGACAGGTGCTGTTGTCGGGATTGAAGTGCTCGCCCGCTGGAACCATCCCAAGCAGGGCATTCTGGGTCCCGCAGCTTTCCTGGACGCGGTTCAGGAAGCGGGCAAGGCGGCTGCCTTCGACAGCCACATCATGTCGAAAGCAATCGATCTTATCCTGGCCCAGGAACGCACGGGGGTCGTTTTTCCGAAGGTGAGCTTCAACGTCAGCTACCAGAGGCTGGCCGAACCCGGACTTGCCGAATACATCCAGAACCTGCCGAAGGTCCGTGCCGAAATCGCATTCGAGCTGGTCGAGTCGGTCTTCTTCGATACGCTGTCGGACGATGAAGTCGAAACCGTCAACGCCCTGCGCAAGCTCGGCATTCGAATAGAAATCGACGATTTCGGCACCGGCCACGCATCGATTATCGCGCTGACAAAGCTCAAACCCGATCTTCTGAAGATCGACCGGGCCCTGATTTCTCCGCTGTCCAGCAATCCGGAGCAGTTCAAGCTGATCAAGACAATCGTCGACATGGCACACGGGCTCGGCATCGAAGCCCTTGCCGAAGGGGTCGAAACGGAAGACACGATCAACAAGCTGCGCATGCTCGGTGTCAACTACGTTCAAGGATATGCCTTCAGCAAACCAATGAACATTGCCGACCTGCAAGGCTTCCTCGTTCGCAAGTCAGCCTGA
- a CDS encoding RNA methyltransferase, which translates to MSKNAHIRDEARAVTAKPPAVILCEPQLGENIGTAARAMANFGLVDLRIVNPRDGWPSEKARAAASRADHVIDKVQVFDSVEAAIADLQFVFATTARSREVPKPVRGPDEAAKKSVELGEQGAATGYLFGRERWGLNNEEVALADEIVTLPVDPDFASLNIAQAVLVCAYEWRKTATSGALPFILSEEVHPPAKKDEVLRFFEHLEGALDKATFFRPPERRPHMVRTLRNIFQKAELTDQEVRALRGVVASLEKRETRPRKDRSGSGSEE; encoded by the coding sequence ATGAGCAAGAATGCACACATCAGAGACGAAGCCCGCGCCGTGACGGCCAAGCCGCCGGCGGTGATCCTTTGCGAGCCGCAGCTTGGCGAGAACATCGGCACGGCGGCAAGGGCGATGGCGAATTTCGGTCTGGTGGATCTGCGGATCGTCAATCCGCGCGACGGTTGGCCGAGTGAGAAGGCAAGAGCCGCGGCAAGCCGGGCGGATCACGTCATCGACAAGGTGCAGGTTTTCGACAGTGTCGAGGCGGCTATTGCCGATCTGCAATTTGTCTTCGCCACCACGGCCCGCTCGCGCGAAGTGCCCAAGCCTGTGCGGGGGCCGGATGAAGCTGCCAAAAAATCCGTCGAACTTGGAGAACAGGGTGCCGCGACCGGTTATCTGTTCGGCCGAGAGCGCTGGGGTCTCAACAACGAGGAAGTGGCTCTCGCCGACGAGATCGTTACGCTGCCTGTAGATCCGGATTTTGCCTCGCTGAACATTGCGCAGGCAGTGCTGGTGTGTGCCTATGAATGGCGCAAGACCGCGACGTCCGGCGCATTGCCCTTTATCCTGTCGGAAGAAGTGCATCCACCGGCGAAGAAGGACGAAGTGCTGCGTTTCTTCGAGCACCTGGAAGGGGCACTCGACAAGGCTACCTTCTTCCGTCCGCCGGAGCGGCGGCCGCATATGGTGCGCACGCTGCGCAACATCTTCCAGAAGGCGGAGTTGACCGACCAGGAAGTGCGCGCGCTGCGCGGTGTCGTGGCCTCGCTGGAAAAACGGGAAACGCGACCGCGCAAGGACAGATCAGGTTCAGGCAGCGAAGAATAG
- the murI gene encoding glutamate racemase, translated as MQGSGPVLFFDSGLGGLTVLREARYLLPYEPLLYVADDAAFPIGRWPEAELKERIVSLFDDLIAEHGPKAVVIACNTAFTLAGDALREAHPDVPFVGTVPAIKPAAERTSSGLISVLATPGTVRRTYTRSLIESFASQCHVRLVGSDKLAELAEKHLRGDTVSDADLLPEISDCFLEQDGKRTDIVVLACTHYPFLANRFRRIAPWPVDWLDPAEAIARQLVRVLGEGAASEPSRHLPDRAVFTSGTKDAGVSRLLAGFGLVLD; from the coding sequence TTGCAGGGTTCGGGGCCGGTACTCTTTTTCGATTCAGGTCTTGGCGGGCTCACGGTGTTGCGCGAAGCGCGATATCTGCTGCCTTATGAGCCGCTCCTTTATGTCGCCGACGATGCGGCCTTTCCCATCGGCCGCTGGCCGGAAGCGGAATTGAAAGAACGGATCGTATCCCTTTTTGACGATCTGATTGCCGAACACGGCCCCAAGGCGGTGGTGATTGCCTGCAATACAGCCTTCACGTTGGCTGGAGACGCGCTGCGCGAGGCGCACCCGGATGTGCCTTTTGTCGGCACTGTTCCAGCAATCAAGCCGGCGGCGGAGCGCACCTCCTCCGGGCTGATCTCGGTTCTGGCAACGCCGGGCACGGTGCGCAGAACCTATACACGAAGCCTGATCGAGAGTTTTGCCAGCCAGTGCCATGTCCGGCTTGTCGGATCGGATAAGCTGGCGGAACTGGCCGAAAAACATCTGCGTGGCGACACTGTTTCCGACGCAGATCTTCTGCCGGAAATCTCTGACTGTTTCCTGGAGCAGGACGGCAAGCGGACCGATATCGTCGTGCTGGCCTGCACCCACTATCCGTTTCTTGCCAACCGTTTTCGCAGGATTGCTCCCTGGCCGGTCGACTGGCTGGATCCGGCGGAAGCCATTGCCCGCCAGTTGGTCCGTGTTCTGGGGGAGGGGGCCGCAAGTGAGCCTTCGCGCCATCTGCCAGACCGAGCTGTCTTCACCTCCGGTACGAAGGATGCGGGGGTGTCACGGCTATTGGCCGGGTTTGGCCTGGTGCTGGACTGA